A genomic window from Papaver somniferum cultivar HN1 unplaced genomic scaffold, ASM357369v1 unplaced-scaffold_15, whole genome shotgun sequence includes:
- the LOC113335768 gene encoding uncharacterized protein LOC113335768 isoform X1, whose amino-acid sequence MPYTTKQINKPTQTNKQFHLLCLLLTYSLFSFVSLIMSARESSDRDHRSQQEMIEIKLLLKVLVESQAKLVESQSKLLNSQLNTQNQILEILKSVGIAGNHYKTDNHKALRNPSSSYCHKPQAAMLSPTTVLTPEEDADNSSNATAKVSENVKETASVVLEEITQALPENNHNEQYQQPPFEHQLCDFTGNDTTMEQNFKSKGDKMMSKKYVLDGCNQLYNAAADGDWEKANKFFQNDPQAIREVITEELETPLCIAVRKNHVIFIEEIVRLMPPEVLEYKIKNSNFTALHLAIQYGNLKATEMMVKKNRKLTQIRNRDGRVPLAFALLYTTGAQKPIVDYLYSVTRDEDPSPFLGHYGASLLCDAIDHEFYDIASSLVRRFPGLVSTKSKWSKQYGLEILLEKPSTFLSGAKLTWWQSFIYSLIQVDIDAAHGNDSQLDDKNSWEIDEGTESDEENPSPSIMRSDVEDAGNSSKSSRGSKENEDDLSEGSKVPLSTSKDSSIIKSISILCMPYLMRVPHFERLYKQKLLDKQALAMVQNMLEQLGKTMNREEIAEFFDSLPP is encoded by the exons ATGCCATATACTACTAAGCAAATAAATAAACCAACTCAAACAAATAAACAATTTCACCTACTTTGTCTACTCTTAACTTACTCACTCTTCTCTTTTGTCTCTCTCATCATGTCTGCTAGAGAATCAAGTGATCGTGATCATCGATCTCAGCAAGAAATGATAGAGATTAAATTGTTACTTAAAGTTCTTGTTGAATCTCAAGCTAAACTAGTTGAATCTCAGTCTAAGCTCTTAAACTCTCAATTAAATACTCAAAACCAGATATTAGAGATATTAAAAAGCGTTGGCATTGCAG GTAATCATTATAAAACGGATAATCATAAAGCTTTACGAAACCCATCATCCTCCTACTGTCATAAGCCGCAAG CTGCGATGTTGTCACCAACAACAGTATTGACACCAGAAGAAGATGCCGACAACAGTAGTAACGCTACAGCTAAAGTTTCAGAAAACGTGAAAGAGACAGCATCAGTAGTGCTTGAGGAGATCACACAGGCGTTACCTGAGAATAATCATAATGAACAATATCAGCAGCCGCCATTTGAACATCAACTTTGTGATTTCACCGGAAATGATACGACCATGGAGCAGAACTTTAAATCGA AGGGTGATAAGATGATGAGTAAAAAGTATGTTTTGGATGGATGTAACCAGCTGTACAATGCAGCAGCTGATGGTGATTGGGAAAAAGCTAATAAGTTTTTCCAAAACGATCCACAAGCAATTCGAGAAGTGATAACAGAAGAACTAGAAACACCACTTTGTATTGCTGTAAGAAAGAATCATGTGATATTTATAGAGGAGATTGTGAGGCTCATGCCACCTGAAGTACTGGAATATAAAATAAAGAATTCCAATTTTACGGCACTTCACTTAGCTATCCAGTATGGAAACCTTAAAGCAACTGAGATGATGGTTAAAAAGAACCGGAAGTTGACTCAGATACGCAATCGCGATGGACGGGTACCCCTGGCTTTTGCTCTTCTGTACACTACAGGTGCACAGAAACCGATAGTTGATTACCTTTACTCCGTAACTAGAGACGAGGACCCAAGTCCATTCTTGGGTCATTATGGTGCTAGCCTGTTGTGTGATGCAATTGATCACGAGTTTTACG ATATAGCGTCGTCTCTTGTCCGCCGATTTCCAGGATTGGTTAGTACGAAGTCGAAGTGGTCTAAGCAATATGGGCTTGAAATACTTCTCGAGAAGCCATCAACATTCTTAAGTGGAGCTAAGCTAACATGGTGGCAAAGTTTCATTTATTCAT TAATTCAAGTGGACATTGATGCTGCACATGGCAATGACAGCCAATTAGATGATAAAAACTCTTGGGAAATAGATGAGGGCACTGAATCAGACGAAGAGAACCCTTCACCGAGCATAATGAGGTCCGATGTTGAGGATGCAGGGAACTCTTCAAAGAGCTCAAGAGGCAgcaaagaaaatgaagatgatctTTCAGAGGGCTCAAAAGTCCCCTTATCAACTAGTAAAGACTCGTCAATTATCAAGTCCATTTCAATCCTCTGCATGCCTTACCTAATGCGAG TGCCTCATTTTGAACGATTGTACAAGCAAAAGTTGTTGGATAAGCAGGCCCTCGCAATGGTGCAAAATATGTTGGAACAACTCGGCAAAACAATGAACAGGGAAGAGATAGCGGAGTTTTTTGACAGTCTACCGCCATAA
- the LOC113335768 gene encoding uncharacterized protein LOC113335768 isoform X3 — protein MLSPTTVLTPEEDADNSSNATAKVSENVKETASVVLEEITQALPENNHNEQYQQPPFEHQLCDFTGNDTTMEQNFKSKGDKMMSKKYVLDGCNQLYNAAADGDWEKANKFFQNDPQAIREVITEELETPLCIAVRKNHVIFIEEIVRLMPPEVLEYKIKNSNFTALHLAIQYGNLKATEMMVKKNRKLTQIRNRDGRVPLAFALLYTTGAQKPIVDYLYSVTRDEDPSPFLGHYGASLLCDAIDHEFYDIASSLVRRFPGLVSTKSKWSKQYGLEILLEKPSTFLSGAKLTWWQSFIYSLIQVDIDAAHGNDSQLDDKNSWEIDEGTESDEENPSPSIMRSDVEDAGNSSKSSRGSKENEDDLSEGSKVPLSTSKDSSIIKSISILCMPYLMRVPHFERLYKQKLLDKQALAMVQNMLEQLGKTMNREEIAEFFDSLPP, from the exons ATGTTGTCACCAACAACAGTATTGACACCAGAAGAAGATGCCGACAACAGTAGTAACGCTACAGCTAAAGTTTCAGAAAACGTGAAAGAGACAGCATCAGTAGTGCTTGAGGAGATCACACAGGCGTTACCTGAGAATAATCATAATGAACAATATCAGCAGCCGCCATTTGAACATCAACTTTGTGATTTCACCGGAAATGATACGACCATGGAGCAGAACTTTAAATCGA AGGGTGATAAGATGATGAGTAAAAAGTATGTTTTGGATGGATGTAACCAGCTGTACAATGCAGCAGCTGATGGTGATTGGGAAAAAGCTAATAAGTTTTTCCAAAACGATCCACAAGCAATTCGAGAAGTGATAACAGAAGAACTAGAAACACCACTTTGTATTGCTGTAAGAAAGAATCATGTGATATTTATAGAGGAGATTGTGAGGCTCATGCCACCTGAAGTACTGGAATATAAAATAAAGAATTCCAATTTTACGGCACTTCACTTAGCTATCCAGTATGGAAACCTTAAAGCAACTGAGATGATGGTTAAAAAGAACCGGAAGTTGACTCAGATACGCAATCGCGATGGACGGGTACCCCTGGCTTTTGCTCTTCTGTACACTACAGGTGCACAGAAACCGATAGTTGATTACCTTTACTCCGTAACTAGAGACGAGGACCCAAGTCCATTCTTGGGTCATTATGGTGCTAGCCTGTTGTGTGATGCAATTGATCACGAGTTTTACG ATATAGCGTCGTCTCTTGTCCGCCGATTTCCAGGATTGGTTAGTACGAAGTCGAAGTGGTCTAAGCAATATGGGCTTGAAATACTTCTCGAGAAGCCATCAACATTCTTAAGTGGAGCTAAGCTAACATGGTGGCAAAGTTTCATTTATTCAT TAATTCAAGTGGACATTGATGCTGCACATGGCAATGACAGCCAATTAGATGATAAAAACTCTTGGGAAATAGATGAGGGCACTGAATCAGACGAAGAGAACCCTTCACCGAGCATAATGAGGTCCGATGTTGAGGATGCAGGGAACTCTTCAAAGAGCTCAAGAGGCAgcaaagaaaatgaagatgatctTTCAGAGGGCTCAAAAGTCCCCTTATCAACTAGTAAAGACTCGTCAATTATCAAGTCCATTTCAATCCTCTGCATGCCTTACCTAATGCGAG TGCCTCATTTTGAACGATTGTACAAGCAAAAGTTGTTGGATAAGCAGGCCCTCGCAATGGTGCAAAATATGTTGGAACAACTCGGCAAAACAATGAACAGGGAAGAGATAGCGGAGTTTTTTGACAGTCTACCGCCATAA
- the LOC113335768 gene encoding uncharacterized protein LOC113335768 isoform X2 encodes MYARESGYGNHYKTDNHKALRNPSSSYCHKPQAAMLSPTTVLTPEEDADNSSNATAKVSENVKETASVVLEEITQALPENNHNEQYQQPPFEHQLCDFTGNDTTMEQNFKSKGDKMMSKKYVLDGCNQLYNAAADGDWEKANKFFQNDPQAIREVITEELETPLCIAVRKNHVIFIEEIVRLMPPEVLEYKIKNSNFTALHLAIQYGNLKATEMMVKKNRKLTQIRNRDGRVPLAFALLYTTGAQKPIVDYLYSVTRDEDPSPFLGHYGASLLCDAIDHEFYDIASSLVRRFPGLVSTKSKWSKQYGLEILLEKPSTFLSGAKLTWWQSFIYSLIQVDIDAAHGNDSQLDDKNSWEIDEGTESDEENPSPSIMRSDVEDAGNSSKSSRGSKENEDDLSEGSKVPLSTSKDSSIIKSISILCMPYLMRVPHFERLYKQKLLDKQALAMVQNMLEQLGKTMNREEIAEFFDSLPP; translated from the exons ATGTATGCTAGAGAATCAGGTTATG GTAATCATTATAAAACGGATAATCATAAAGCTTTACGAAACCCATCATCCTCCTACTGTCATAAGCCGCAAG CTGCGATGTTGTCACCAACAACAGTATTGACACCAGAAGAAGATGCCGACAACAGTAGTAACGCTACAGCTAAAGTTTCAGAAAACGTGAAAGAGACAGCATCAGTAGTGCTTGAGGAGATCACACAGGCGTTACCTGAGAATAATCATAATGAACAATATCAGCAGCCGCCATTTGAACATCAACTTTGTGATTTCACCGGAAATGATACGACCATGGAGCAGAACTTTAAATCGA AGGGTGATAAGATGATGAGTAAAAAGTATGTTTTGGATGGATGTAACCAGCTGTACAATGCAGCAGCTGATGGTGATTGGGAAAAAGCTAATAAGTTTTTCCAAAACGATCCACAAGCAATTCGAGAAGTGATAACAGAAGAACTAGAAACACCACTTTGTATTGCTGTAAGAAAGAATCATGTGATATTTATAGAGGAGATTGTGAGGCTCATGCCACCTGAAGTACTGGAATATAAAATAAAGAATTCCAATTTTACGGCACTTCACTTAGCTATCCAGTATGGAAACCTTAAAGCAACTGAGATGATGGTTAAAAAGAACCGGAAGTTGACTCAGATACGCAATCGCGATGGACGGGTACCCCTGGCTTTTGCTCTTCTGTACACTACAGGTGCACAGAAACCGATAGTTGATTACCTTTACTCCGTAACTAGAGACGAGGACCCAAGTCCATTCTTGGGTCATTATGGTGCTAGCCTGTTGTGTGATGCAATTGATCACGAGTTTTACG ATATAGCGTCGTCTCTTGTCCGCCGATTTCCAGGATTGGTTAGTACGAAGTCGAAGTGGTCTAAGCAATATGGGCTTGAAATACTTCTCGAGAAGCCATCAACATTCTTAAGTGGAGCTAAGCTAACATGGTGGCAAAGTTTCATTTATTCAT TAATTCAAGTGGACATTGATGCTGCACATGGCAATGACAGCCAATTAGATGATAAAAACTCTTGGGAAATAGATGAGGGCACTGAATCAGACGAAGAGAACCCTTCACCGAGCATAATGAGGTCCGATGTTGAGGATGCAGGGAACTCTTCAAAGAGCTCAAGAGGCAgcaaagaaaatgaagatgatctTTCAGAGGGCTCAAAAGTCCCCTTATCAACTAGTAAAGACTCGTCAATTATCAAGTCCATTTCAATCCTCTGCATGCCTTACCTAATGCGAG TGCCTCATTTTGAACGATTGTACAAGCAAAAGTTGTTGGATAAGCAGGCCCTCGCAATGGTGCAAAATATGTTGGAACAACTCGGCAAAACAATGAACAGGGAAGAGATAGCGGAGTTTTTTGACAGTCTACCGCCATAA